In Sphingomonas sp. SUN019, one genomic interval encodes:
- a CDS encoding DUF3572 domain-containing protein produces the protein MRTRETIEDADSLALRALVWTLAEPDRALRLISLTGLEPSDLRSRITDPTVLAASLAFLEAHEPDLIACAEGLGVKPEALVRARHTLENT, from the coding sequence ATGCGGACGCGCGAGACAATTGAGGACGCCGATTCGCTGGCGCTGCGCGCGTTGGTGTGGACATTGGCGGAACCCGATCGCGCCTTGCGGCTGATTTCGCTGACGGGGCTGGAGCCGTCCGACCTGCGTTCGCGGATCACCGATCCTACGGTTTTGGCCGCTAGTCTCGCCTTTCTGGAGGCGCATGAGCCCGATCTGATCGCGTGCGCGGAGGGGCTGGGGGTGAAGCCCGAGGCGCTGGTGCGGGCGCGGCATACCTTGGAGAATACATGA
- the rpmG gene encoding 50S ribosomal protein L33 — translation MAKPTTVKIKLVSSADTGFFYVTKKNPRTKTEKLSFKKYDPVVRKHVEFKEAKIK, via the coding sequence ATGGCCAAGCCAACCACCGTCAAGATCAAGCTCGTGAGCTCGGCCGACACCGGTTTCTTCTACGTCACCAAGAAGAACCCGCGGACCAAGACCGAAAAGCTTTCGTTCAAGAAGTACGATCCCGTCGTGCGCAAGCATGTCGAGTTCAAGGAAGCCAAGATCAAGTGA
- a CDS encoding HAD family hydrolase — MTRPLLISDCDEVLLHMVKHFGAWLEEAHEIDFAIAGSDLSGSMTRRGGGAAPTREDMWGFFQGFFPGEMHRQTLVPHAREALTALGERADIVILTNLGDHCRAHRIEQLAAFGIDHRVECNQGGKGDPVARLVAEYGDPVTVFIDDLAVHHESVARAAPGVHRLHMISEPTLAEKIPPAPFAHARIDDWREAQDWIAARFADGRPAKD, encoded by the coding sequence ATGACCCGCCCGCTGCTGATTTCCGATTGCGACGAAGTGCTGCTCCACATGGTGAAGCATTTCGGCGCGTGGCTGGAAGAGGCGCATGAGATCGACTTCGCGATCGCAGGCAGCGACCTGTCGGGCAGCATGACGCGGCGGGGCGGCGGCGCGGCGCCGACGCGCGAGGATATGTGGGGGTTCTTTCAGGGTTTCTTTCCCGGCGAGATGCACCGCCAGACATTGGTGCCGCATGCGCGCGAGGCGTTGACGGCGCTGGGCGAACGGGCCGATATCGTGATCCTGACCAATCTGGGCGATCATTGCCGCGCCCACCGGATCGAGCAACTGGCGGCGTTCGGGATCGACCACCGGGTCGAATGCAACCAGGGCGGCAAGGGCGATCCGGTCGCGCGGCTGGTAGCGGAATATGGCGATCCCGTCACGGTGTTCATCGACGATCTGGCGGTGCATCACGAATCGGTCGCGCGGGCCGCGCCGGGGGTCCACCGGCTGCACATGATCAGCGAGCCGACGCTGGCGGAAAAAATCCCGCCCGCGCCGTTCGCGCACGCGCGGATCGACGACTGGCGTGAGGCGCAGGACTGGATCGCGGCGCGCTTTGCCGACGGACGCCCGGCGAAGGATTGA
- a CDS encoding Dps family protein, with product MADIAPALKTPTDLARNDVKSVADALNSALADCYALYFKTKNFHWHVSGPHFRDYHLLMDDQATQILAVTDDIAERVRKTGNVTLRSIGDVSRRQTIKDNDKEFVPPAEMLAELREDNLKLVESFRVVKDAADDAKDNATSGIVDEWTDQAEERAWFLFEASRKG from the coding sequence ATGGCCGACATCGCCCCCGCCCTGAAAACCCCCACCGATCTCGCCCGCAACGACGTGAAGTCGGTGGCCGATGCGCTCAATTCCGCGCTCGCCGATTGCTACGCGCTGTATTTCAAGACGAAGAACTTCCACTGGCACGTGTCCGGCCCGCATTTCCGCGACTATCACCTGCTGATGGACGATCAGGCGACGCAGATCCTGGCGGTCACCGACGACATCGCCGAACGCGTGCGCAAGACCGGCAACGTCACGCTTCGTTCAATCGGCGACGTGTCGCGCCGCCAGACGATCAAGGACAATGACAAGGAATTCGTGCCCCCCGCCGAGATGCTGGCGGAACTGCGCGAGGACAACCTCAAGCTGGTCGAGAGCTTCCGCGTCGTGAAGGACGCCGCCGACGACGCAAAGGACAACGCGACAAGCGGCATCGTCGACGAATGGACCGACCAGGCCGAGGAACGCGCATGGTTCCTGTTCGAGGCGAGCAGGAAGGGCTGA
- a CDS encoding RidA family protein — MTTHIDRKLEELGLELPVAAAPVAAYVPTVLAGNLLHISGQLPFKDGKVVTGRLGDGVSLEDGQDAAQRCALMLVAQIKAALGGDLGRVERIVKLGVFVNSHGDFTDQPKVANGASELMVALFGDAGRHARSAVGVPVLPLGAAVEIDAIVQVA, encoded by the coding sequence ATGACCACGCATATCGATCGCAAGCTGGAAGAACTCGGACTCGAGCTTCCCGTTGCCGCCGCGCCCGTCGCGGCCTATGTTCCGACCGTCCTGGCAGGCAATCTGCTGCACATTTCGGGGCAGTTGCCGTTCAAGGACGGCAAGGTCGTCACCGGAAGGCTGGGCGACGGCGTCAGCCTGGAGGACGGGCAGGATGCGGCGCAGCGCTGCGCGCTGATGCTGGTCGCGCAGATCAAGGCCGCGCTGGGCGGTGATCTAGGCCGGGTCGAGCGGATCGTAAAGCTGGGCGTGTTCGTCAATTCGCATGGCGACTTCACCGACCAGCCGAAGGTGGCGAACGGTGCGAGCGAGCTGATGGTGGCGCTGTTCGGCGATGCCGGGCGTCATGCGCGGTCGGCGGTGGGCGTGCCGGTGCTGCCGCTGGGCGCGGCGGTCGAGATCGATGCGATCGTGCAGGTGGCTTGA
- a CDS encoding GNAT family N-acetyltransferase yields MTALIARIADGVSAIPAEQWDACAGGDNPFVGHAFLSALEESRSVGGRSGWQAIPVIVDGADGTPAAVAPAYAKSHSQGEYVFDHGWADAWERAGGSYYPKLQIAAPFTPVPGPRLLLRDSSAAPALIAALEEVTDQHKLSSAHATFVAPGQVHLFEAAGWLIRHGTQFHWKNDGYATFDDFLGRLSSRKRKAIRKERSGAVEGLTIRHLTGAEIGAREWDAFWAFYQDTGSRKWGQPYLTRDFFPLLGEKLGERVLMILAERDGRPVAGALNLIGGDVLYGRYWGCTEDVPFLHFELCYYQAIDAAIARGLGTVEAGAQGEHKLARGYAPVATFSAHYIPDAGFRRAVSDFLVRERAAVAADAEFLGQMTPFRRG; encoded by the coding sequence ATGACCGCGCTCATCGCTCGCATCGCGGACGGCGTTTCCGCCATTCCGGCCGAGCAATGGGATGCGTGTGCGGGGGGCGATAATCCCTTCGTCGGGCACGCGTTTCTGTCGGCGCTGGAGGAATCGCGCAGCGTCGGCGGACGTAGCGGGTGGCAGGCTATTCCGGTGATCGTCGATGGCGCGGACGGGACGCCCGCCGCGGTCGCGCCCGCCTATGCCAAGAGCCACAGTCAGGGCGAGTATGTCTTCGACCATGGCTGGGCCGATGCGTGGGAGCGGGCCGGGGGCAGCTATTATCCGAAACTTCAGATCGCAGCGCCGTTCACGCCGGTTCCGGGGCCGCGGTTGTTGCTGCGCGATTCCTCGGCCGCGCCTGCGCTGATCGCCGCGCTGGAGGAGGTGACCGACCAGCATAAGTTATCGTCTGCGCACGCCACGTTCGTCGCGCCCGGTCAGGTGCATCTGTTCGAGGCGGCAGGGTGGCTGATCCGGCACGGCACGCAATTCCACTGGAAGAACGATGGTTACGCGACGTTCGACGATTTCCTCGGACGCCTGTCTAGCCGCAAGCGCAAGGCGATCCGCAAGGAGCGCAGCGGCGCGGTCGAGGGGCTGACGATCCGGCATTTGACGGGCGCGGAAATCGGCGCGCGTGAGTGGGATGCGTTCTGGGCGTTCTATCAGGATACCGGCAGCCGGAAATGGGGGCAGCCGTATCTGACGCGCGACTTCTTCCCGTTGCTGGGGGAGAAACTGGGCGAGCGCGTGCTGATGATCCTGGCCGAGCGTGACGGGCGGCCGGTCGCGGGGGCGCTTAACCTGATCGGCGGCGATGTGCTGTACGGGCGCTATTGGGGCTGTACTGAGGACGTCCCGTTCCTGCATTTCGAATTATGCTATTATCAGGCGATCGACGCCGCGATCGCGCGGGGGCTGGGGACGGTCGAGGCGGGCGCACAGGGGGAGCATAAGCTGGCGCGGGGCTATGCGCCGGTGGCGACGTTTTCGGCGCACTATATTCCTGACGCGGGGTTCCGACGCGCGGTGTCCGATTTCCTGGTGCGCGAGCGGGCGGCGGTGGCGGCGGACGCTGAGTTCCTGGGACAGATGACGCCGTTCCGGCGCGGTTAG
- a CDS encoding response regulator has product MAKRVLVVEDNELNLKLFCDLLRAHEYAAEPVRDGREAVARAREFTPDLIVMDIQMPHVTGYELILELKADDELKGIPVMAVTAYAGREDEERIRAAGADAYVSKPISLARFMDAVGALIQPPAAPEAEPDLETT; this is encoded by the coding sequence GTGGCAAAAAGGGTGCTCGTTGTCGAGGACAACGAACTCAACCTGAAGCTGTTCTGCGACCTGCTGCGCGCGCACGAATATGCCGCCGAACCCGTTCGCGACGGCCGCGAAGCCGTCGCCCGCGCCCGCGAATTCACCCCCGACCTGATCGTGATGGACATCCAGATGCCCCACGTAACCGGCTACGAACTGATCCTGGAGCTGAAGGCTGACGACGAGTTGAAAGGCATCCCGGTCATGGCGGTGACCGCTTATGCCGGGCGCGAAGACGAGGAACGCATCCGCGCGGCGGGGGCCGACGCCTATGTGTCGAAACCGATCAGCCTCGCCCGCTTCATGGACGCGGTCGGCGCGCTGATCCAGCCGCCCGCAGCGCCAGAGGCCGAACCCGACCTGGAAACCACCTAA
- a CDS encoding TMEM165/GDT1 family protein, with the protein MAALVLGALCQIGDKTPWLAAILADRFRSPALVIAAMTMALAANYALGVVGGILVAPLLTPEAKQLLLALALLFAGLGAPFRNKAPDRLENWRIGAVATSILGLAIMALGDRMQFVTAALAARSPMPWLAAIGATIGALAVATPAILLGEAKWQALPLRPVRIAAAAILTIAGLWIGLTGLRLI; encoded by the coding sequence ATGGCCGCTCTTGTGCTCGGCGCCCTGTGCCAAATCGGCGACAAGACCCCGTGGCTCGCCGCAATTCTGGCCGATCGCTTCCGCTCGCCCGCCTTGGTGATCGCCGCGATGACGATGGCGCTCGCCGCCAACTACGCGCTCGGCGTCGTCGGCGGCATCCTGGTCGCGCCGCTCCTGACGCCCGAAGCGAAGCAACTCCTGCTCGCCCTCGCGCTCCTGTTCGCCGGCCTCGGCGCGCCGTTCCGCAACAAGGCACCCGACCGGCTGGAGAACTGGCGCATCGGCGCGGTCGCGACAAGCATCCTCGGCCTCGCCATCATGGCGCTCGGCGACCGGATGCAGTTCGTCACCGCCGCGCTCGCCGCGCGCAGCCCGATGCCGTGGCTCGCCGCAATCGGCGCGACGATCGGGGCGCTCGCTGTCGCCACGCCGGCGATCCTGCTCGGCGAAGCGAAATGGCAGGCGCTCCCGCTCCGGCCCGTCCGCATCGCCGCCGCCGCGATCCTGACGATCGCCGGACTGTGGATCGGCCTGACCGGGCTTCGTCTGATCTGA
- a CDS encoding cisplatin damage response ATP-dependent DNA ligase translates to MHAFAALLDSLIYTRSRTAKLKLIGDYLRATPDPDRGWAMAALTGDLDLPGVKSAVIRGLIEERVDPVLFRMSRDYVGDTAETVALLWPEPHEVGQAEPLSVAAVVDTLQNLSRSEAPAALAAMLDASDAEERFALLKMATGGLRVGVSARLAKQALADAFGIDVNAVEEVWHGLKAPYPELFAWAEGRGAQPTPADVPVFRPFMLAHPLEDLRVDLTDYAAEWKWDGIRVQIVHVAGQTRLYSRTGDDVTGAFPDVAAAFAEPGVVDGELLVKGDTQGGEAASFNALQQRLGRKVVSAKMLAEAPAFVRLYDILFDGAEDLRTLPWTERRAHLEGFVDRLDPDRFDLSRVIEAENFTALEGIRAGTRDAAIEGVMLKRRDSPYVAGRRTGLWYKWKRDPLTADCVMMYAQRGSGRRSSFYSDYTFGCWTPDGELLPVGKAYSGITDEELKMLDKFVRNHTTGRFGPVREVEKTLVLEIAFDSIHQSKRHKSGVAMRFPRIARIRTDKPAAEADSVDGLKRLIT, encoded by the coding sequence ATGCACGCCTTCGCCGCGCTTCTCGATTCGCTGATCTACACCCGCTCGCGCACTGCGAAGCTGAAGCTGATCGGCGATTACCTCCGCGCCACCCCCGACCCCGATCGCGGTTGGGCGATGGCGGCGCTGACTGGCGATCTCGATCTGCCCGGCGTCAAATCCGCGGTGATCCGCGGGCTGATCGAGGAACGCGTCGATCCCGTCTTGTTCCGGATGAGCCGCGATTATGTCGGTGATACGGCGGAGACGGTAGCGTTGCTGTGGCCCGAACCGCATGAGGTGGGACAGGCCGAACCGCTGAGCGTCGCTGCGGTTGTCGACACCCTGCAGAATTTATCCCGCTCCGAAGCCCCCGCTGCTCTCGCCGCGATGCTCGACGCGTCGGATGCGGAGGAGCGCTTCGCCCTGCTCAAGATGGCGACCGGGGGGCTGCGCGTCGGCGTCTCCGCGCGGCTCGCCAAACAGGCGCTGGCCGACGCGTTCGGGATCGACGTCAATGCGGTCGAGGAAGTCTGGCACGGCCTGAAGGCCCCCTATCCCGAACTGTTCGCCTGGGCCGAGGGCCGCGGCGCACAGCCCACGCCCGCCGACGTCCCCGTGTTCCGTCCGTTCATGCTCGCGCATCCGCTCGAAGACCTGCGCGTCGACCTCACCGACTACGCCGCGGAATGGAAATGGGACGGCATCCGCGTTCAGATCGTCCATGTCGCCGGACAAACGCGGCTCTACAGCCGCACCGGCGACGACGTGACCGGCGCCTTCCCCGACGTCGCCGCCGCCTTCGCCGAACCCGGCGTGGTCGACGGCGAACTGCTGGTGAAGGGCGACACGCAAGGCGGAGAGGCGGCCAGCTTCAACGCGCTTCAGCAGCGCCTTGGCCGGAAGGTCGTGTCCGCGAAAATGCTCGCCGAAGCCCCCGCCTTCGTACGCCTGTACGACATCCTGTTCGACGGCGCGGAAGATTTACGCACGCTGCCGTGGACTGAGCGTCGCGCGCATCTGGAAGGCTTCGTCGACCGCCTCGACCCAGACCGCTTCGACCTCAGCCGCGTGATCGAGGCCGAGAACTTCACCGCACTCGAAGGCATCCGCGCCGGCACGCGCGACGCCGCGATCGAGGGCGTCATGCTCAAACGCCGCGACTCCCCGTACGTCGCGGGCCGCCGCACCGGACTGTGGTATAAATGGAAACGCGACCCGCTGACCGCCGATTGCGTGATGATGTACGCCCAGCGCGGCAGCGGGCGGCGATCGAGCTTCTACAGCGACTACACCTTCGGCTGCTGGACGCCGGATGGAGAGTTGCTCCCGGTCGGAAAGGCCTATTCCGGCATCACCGACGAGGAGCTGAAGATGCTCGACAAATTCGTCCGCAACCACACGACGGGCCGCTTCGGCCCCGTCCGCGAAGTCGAGAAGACGCTCGTGCTGGAAATCGCCTTCGATTCGATCCACCAGTCGAAACGCCACAAATCGGGCGTAGCCATGCGCTTCCCCCGCATCGCGCGGATCAGGACCGACAAACCTGCGGCGGAGGCGGATAGCGTGGATGGGCTGAAGCGGTTGATTACGTAG